From the genome of Virgibacillus siamensis, one region includes:
- a CDS encoding metal-sensing transcriptional repressor translates to MDKFLHDQPSKPRTRDEKEKVINRLKRIEGQVRGIQKMVEEDRYCMDILVQISAIQSALKNVGFSVTERHINHCVSDAIKQGEGKETIEELMSVMKQFSK, encoded by the coding sequence TTGGATAAATTCTTGCATGATCAACCAAGTAAACCAAGAACACGAGATGAAAAGGAAAAAGTCATTAATCGTTTAAAGCGTATAGAAGGTCAAGTTCGCGGAATACAAAAAATGGTGGAAGAGGATCGATATTGTATGGATATTTTAGTGCAAATAAGTGCTATTCAATCTGCATTAAAAAATGTTGGTTTCTCTGTAACGGAGCGGCATATTAACCATTGTGTCAGTGATGCTATCAAACAAGGAGAAGGAAAAGAAACCATCGAAGAATTAATGAGTGTCATGAAGCAATTTTCCAAGTAG